The genomic region AGCCGTTGAGGTACGGAGAGTCCCTACTACTAAGTCTTAGCTCTCTCCCAACCTCTGCGTAAACCCACTGCGTGTCCTCCACGCGCTTCTGTATCCAGCTGGGTATCAACCCAGCCAGTTGTAAATCTCTGCTGCACGACATGTCGTGTTGGTCGTCGTTGTCGTTTTCATTGCTGTTGTCGATGACAAAACCGGGTACTTTGGTTATTAGGTCATCGGAGTTCACGATGCGTAGGACCTTGGTCCCTTGTTTTTCTAGGACACGCCGAAAGCTCCGATTGCCGACACGTGGCCCGCCGAACGAGATCACCGTAACGAGCGGTGCGCGTTTGAAAGCGGTTTTGATATCGTACGCCGCGAGCGTAGCTAAGGCCGCACCGAGGCTGTGTCCCGTGATCGTCAAGCTAAGTGGCTCGTCACCGTACGATTGGAGCAGCCTCGAGATTTCTTCGCGTACCATGGTTTGCAAGCTGCTCGAGCACTTGGTGCCCGAAGTGTAAAGACTGAGGAACCCACTCTCGACCATGGGTCCATCGTTGCtgttgttgtggttgtggttgtggttatGACCCACTTGGGTCAACGTGGCTCGGAGATTCTCGAGCCATTCCAAGCAAGTGGCTGTGCCTCGAAACGCTATCACTACGTCTCTTCGACCGAGCCTGGCGATTTCTTCCTTGTCTTGACACACCGCAACGTAGCCAATCCAGCTCGACTTTGTGACAGCCCAACTGGGTGCTTTTTCGATCCAACGTGGGAGCTGAATACCCGAGGTTGCACGTAGATTCTTGGTCAGACGGTAGCCAGTTTGAGCTAAGCCTGACTTTTCGAGCAATGAGCTTTTGGGGAACAAGCAGGTGGCGTAGGAAGGCGAAGAAGGGTCGAAATCGAAGGACTTGTACGCAGCCTCGACGAACTGGCCGTACCTGAGGATTTCGCTGCGTAAATTATCGTCGAGCGGGTCGAGCAAGCCGTCCCAGTTTCGAATGCCTTGGTATTCCTTCCATTTCTTGCCGAGTTTGACGCTTTTTTTTGTGGGCATGAAATGGTAAGGAAAAGTGTTGGATTTATTGGTAGCGCTGAGATCAATGGGATCGAGTAAGCGTTCCCAGTGCTTTAATGGTTGAGTTTTGTGGTGGACCagcttcttgttgttgtttagCTTAGGTGGTTGAGTGAGGGTGTAGGCGCAGGAGTAGTGAGTTGGTTTTGGAGTTGGGGTTGAAGGTTGGTTAAATGTGCATGGCCGTACGGGTCTCATTGATAGTTTCATTATTTTGGTGGTGGGGTTTTgtacctataaaataaaataaaaaaaattgttgtgtttAGAACCTTAATATTAAAGGGActtaagagaaaagagagagcagGTAGTAGCGTTGGATCAATAATATCGATATTGATCACTGCTAGCTAGATGCTCAGTTTGCACTTAGATGATCTCATAAAGAGGCCTTTTTATAAGGTACAGAAAGTCCATACTTGGCAGAAGAGAAAAGATTTTTCACATATTTGATCCGGCCCCTACAAAGGGGGAAAataatagagaagagagagaaggagaaagaatTTTATATACTGTACactgtgagtgagagagagagagcgaggtATTATATCCAGTTGGCGGGGGAGAAGAGTGATTTAACTGGAAAAACCGCACTTGGGTCCACAAATTTTGGTGATGGACGATTGGGATGATGATAGATAGTCCGTGTTACTCGTTAAGCATGTCACCAATCATAGTAATATCAAAGGTGATTTATAATGCATGCGAGTTTGAAAATTGTAAAttcaagtaaattttttttttttgataagtgcgGAGATTGAATTTCGAGCAATAAATTACTACTGAACCCAGTATCAACTCGCCTAGTTAGACAGTAATAGTAATATGTATTATTTGTTGTAGGTTAGAGTGGTAGCCCATCATATTTGTAAAGATCTCATACTAAGTACGATAAAAGTTTAAGTTGGTTGAGTACAGtgattacactttttttttttaattttaagcatAAATGGGGTATGATTTGTGAAATTAGTGTCACATCCAACGAAGCTGGAGTGTTTGACTAGGCCGAAATCTATTAACCCAAATACGACAAGTTCTTCTTTCCGTCCGAATCAAAGCTACGCTGACACGTAGTATAAATCTATATCCCAGCTCGGCTCAATGttagccacttttttttttttgggtggaacTGGGCCAGTTAAAGAGACTTATTGGGCCGAAGGAGGAAACAAAACACGTTGCTTTGTAATAATTGTTTTTCAGTTTacgtaaaaagtaaaaacttaaattaataaataataattgtttGTGAACAATTTTACATGCCTATCTCATGAGTTAAATGTGTGCATGTGTCTTGCTGCACacttcaaactttgcaagtacCTCCTATAGAACTTTCCTTTAAGTTTCTCAAGGAAATTCCATTCCTTTGCttatgatttcaatttttttttttttttttggtggggtcGTTGTACGTAgtatttcatattttataagTATACAATAATATAAATGTTTTACTTTCATTTCTGATGTAATTTAGCTTATGGAAGATATGTATAATCAATTTGGGTGATTTTAACAAATTAAGTCATAAGTTTGCATGTTATAATTTAGAACATGGAACATCATATATACATGGATTGGAAGAaagcaatttttcttttctatttttcttgccaAACAATTTggagattaaaaataatataatgttaaTTATATGTGAATCTCTGGGTGTCTAAAACTTTTAGCAGCTTCCTGTTAATGAGTCCAACAAACGAAGTACAATCAGAttgtttcaatattttttttttttaaatatatatatatatatatatatatatatatatatatatatatatatatattatggcaTTTATAGATAACGTTTATTTATTGTCGGTTTTGAAACCCCCTTTTTCAGGCAACCTTATACATCAATTTGCTTGCCAATTATTTCCTTGATGCATTGGATGAAAGAAGTTACTAGGAAagagataaaaatattttcctaaaatgcTTGAACACTTGGGAGGATTCTAAACACTTTTTCTGCCACTTTATCTTCTTAATTAAGGATATAGTTTTTTGTTACATTCCATGACCTTGATAGGGTTGCATTGTATAAATTGTAACATAGAATAATGTCTTAACTAGCTAGTTGTGGAAGTAATTTTCAAAGGGT from Castanea sativa cultivar Marrone di Chiusa Pesio chromosome 11, ASM4071231v1 harbors:
- the LOC142617940 gene encoding phospholipase A(1) DAD1, chloroplastic; this translates as MKLSMRPVRPCTFNQPSTPTPKPTHYSCAYTLTQPPKLNNNKKLVHHKTQPLKHWERLLDPIDLSATNKSNTFPYHFMPTKKSVKLGKKWKEYQGIRNWDGLLDPLDDNLRSEILRYGQFVEAAYKSFDFDPSSPSYATCLFPKSSLLEKSGLAQTGYRLTKNLRATSGIQLPRWIEKAPSWAVTKSSWIGYVAVCQDKEEIARLGRRDVVIAFRGTATCLEWLENLRATLTQVGHNHNHNHNNSNDGPMVESGFLSLYTSGTKCSSSLQTMVREEISRLLQSYGDEPLSLTITGHSLGAALATLAAYDIKTAFKRAPLVTVISFGGPRVGNRSFRRVLEKQGTKVLRIVNSDDLITKVPGFVIDNSNENDNDDQHDMSCSRDLQLAGLIPSWIQKRVEDTQWVYAEVGRELRLSSRDSPYLNGFNFATCHELKTYLHLVDGFVSSTCPFRASARMLIDNYRRQKSQGLKTQTLKP